The following is a genomic window from Serratia ficaria.
TGCGTTGGCTGGCGCTGGCGGTGCTGCTGCTGGCGCTCGGCATGGCGGTATGGCTTAACGTGCTGCAGCGCCTGCCGCTCAGCCTGGCTTATCCGATGCTCAGCCTCAACTTCGTGCTGGTGACGCTGGCGGCGCGCTGGCTGTTTAATGAGCCGACCACCGCGCGCCATTGGTGTGGCGTCGCCTCAATCATGCTGGGGATCCTGCTGATGAGCGTGCAATCGTGAGGGGCTATGCCTGGGGCGCGGCCAGCGTGCTGCTGGTCACGCTGGCGCAGCTGTTGATGAAGTGGGGCATGGTGCAAATTCCGCTGATGTCGTTCGCCGACGTCACCCCCGCGTTGCTGGGGGATTACTGGCTGCCGCTCCTGGCGGTCGGCGGCGGCATCTTCGGCTACGCGCTGTCGATGCTGTGCTGGTTTTGCGCGCTGCGCTATCTGCCGCTTAACCGCGCTTACCCGCTGCTGAGCGTCAGTTACGCGCTGGTGTATCTGGCGGCGGTGATCTTGCCCTGGTTTAACGAATCCGCCACCCTGCTGAAATCATTGGGTACGCTGTGCATTTTGTTTGGCGTGTGGCTGATTAACGGCAAAGCCGCAGTAAAAACGCCAAAATAGGGGCAAAACCGGCGTTAATGCTATTATCTCCTGCATGGCGCTTGCCTTTTTCCCCGCGCGGGAGATAAATTAACGCCAAACAGCGTTCTCCTTACCTGGTGTCGGCTTTGCCTCGCAGTCGGTGCGGTGTACCGGACGGCATGATGCGCAACGGGTTCGATGAAGGGATATTATGCGGATGCGAGTGTGGTTTTTATTAGCCAGTTTGATCCTTGCCGGTTGCAGCAGCCATGCGCCGCCGCCAAGCGGGCAGCTGGCCGATTCTATCGTGGTGGTGGCCCAGCTGAATGAACAGCTGCGCCAATGGTACGGCACGCCTTATCGTTACGGCGGCATGGATCGCGGCGGCGTCGATTGCTCCGGCTTTGTCTACCGCACCTTCCGCGATCGTTTCGATATGCGGCTGCCGCGTTCGACCGAAGAGCAGACCTCGCTCGGCACCAAGGTTTCCCGCGACGAACTGATGCCGGGCGATCTGGTATTCTTCAAAACCGGCGGCGGCGAAAACGGCCTGCACGTCGGCATCTACGACACCAACGATCAGTTTATCCACGCGTCGACCAGCCGCGGGGTGATTCGCTCCTCGCTCGATAACGTCTATTGGAAACGGGTTTACTGGCAGGCGCGGCGCATTTAGCCTTAACCCGTTGATTTGGTGTATCATGGCTGCATCACGTCTTTA
Proteins encoded in this region:
- the arnE gene encoding 4-amino-4-deoxy-L-arabinose-phosphoundecaprenol flippase subunit ArnE, with the protein product MMGFLLIILVSLLTCGGQLCQKQAARCWRLPAAVRLKVTLRWLALAVLLLALGMAVWLNVLQRLPLSLAYPMLSLNFVLVTLAARWLFNEPTTARHWCGVASIMLGILLMSVQS
- the arnF gene encoding 4-amino-4-deoxy-L-arabinose-phosphoundecaprenol flippase subunit ArnF, coding for MRGYAWGAASVLLVTLAQLLMKWGMVQIPLMSFADVTPALLGDYWLPLLAVGGGIFGYALSMLCWFCALRYLPLNRAYPLLSVSYALVYLAAVILPWFNESATLLKSLGTLCILFGVWLINGKAAVKTPK
- a CDS encoding C40 family peptidase, which translates into the protein MRMRVWFLLASLILAGCSSHAPPPSGQLADSIVVVAQLNEQLRQWYGTPYRYGGMDRGGVDCSGFVYRTFRDRFDMRLPRSTEEQTSLGTKVSRDELMPGDLVFFKTGGGENGLHVGIYDTNDQFIHASTSRGVIRSSLDNVYWKRVYWQARRI